The genome window GAGCGGGTGGCCACCTTCGCGACCGGAACCCCGATCGCCAACTCCCTCGGCGAGCTTTTCGTCATGCAGGCCTACCTCCGGCCCGACCTGCTGCGAGAGGCCGGTGTGGCCGATCTAGGGGACTGGGGGGCGGCGTTCACCGCCACGCACACCAGCGTCGAGGTCAACGCGACCGGCACCAAACTGCGCCCGGTGACACGCGTCGCCAAGTTCACCAACCTGCCTGAGCTGCTGGCGTTGACGAACGCCTACACCGATGTCGTCACCCGCGACCAAGTACCGGTCAAACTGCCCGAACTGCGCACTGGGGCGCGTCAGATCGTCAGCCTCAAACCCGATGTCGAGGTCGTCGACTTCATTGGCGATCTGGGCTGGCGCGCAGAGCATCTCGACGCCCGAAAACCACAGCGCGACAACATCCTCAAGATCAGCAATGACGGCCGTAACGCCTCCCTGGACCCAAGAATGGCCCACCTCGGTGCCCCCGAGCACAGCAGGGCCGCCGAAGTAGCCGAACGCGCCACGGAGGTGCAGCGGCGGCTGGGCGATCGTCAGTACCGTGACCGCGACACCGGCGAACTCCTTCCCGCACGCGGTCCGCTGCAGCTGATGTTCTGCGACCGGGGCACCCCGTCGAAAGATCCGCGCCAGTTCACCGTCTACCAAGCCATCAAGGACGAACTCGTCGCTCGAGGTATGCCGCCAGAGGCCATCCGATTCGTTCACGAGGCGCGCAATCCCGCACAGCTCAAAGCCCTCTTCGCGCAATGCAATCGCGGCGAGGTGTCGGTGCTTATCGGCAGTACCGAGAAGATGGGCACCGGCACCAACGTGCAGTCCCGCCTGGCCGCCCTGCACCACGTCGACGTTCCGTGGCGTCCCGCTGACCTGGAGCAGCGCGAAGGGCGCATCGTGCGCCAGGGCAACCAGAACGACGAGATCGACATGTTCCTGTACGTCACCGAGTCCAGCTACGACACCGTGATGTGGCAGAAAGTGCAGGCGAAAGACCTGTTCATCCAACAGATGCGGCGAAAGGAAGTGCTCGACTCCGAGATCGAGGATCTCGGTGGGGGAGACATCGGCGCGGCCGCGGCCGAAGCGAAGGCCATCGCCACCGGTGACCCCCGCTACCTGCGCCAGGTCGAACTCGACGACACCGTACGCCGCCTCACCGCGCTGGACCGGGCGCACCAGCAGTCCGTACGCAGCCGCGACTGGCAGGTCACCGTTCTCGAACGCGCCATTCCGAACAAGCAGACCGACATCGACGCCCTCGCCCCCGTAGCGCAGGCCGCCGCCGAGCGCGGGGACGCACCGCACCGCGTCGTCGTCGGCGGCAGCACCTTCGCCGAGCGCACCGATGCCGCGGCCGCCCTCACGACGGCGTGCCGTCGCGCCTACTGGCCGGCAAGGACCGCGGCGCCTCGCGCTTTGAACCAATCGGCGCCGCCATCAACGGGGTCGAGGTCCTGGGCGCCCGTGACCTCACCCACGACATGTTGCTGCTGCGGCTGAACGTCCCCTCGCGCAGCGCCGAAATGACGGTGCCGAGCTGTTGGCCGCCGGGTCATCGCTCGGGCTCGACGTCTCCG of Mycolicibacterium madagascariense contains these proteins:
- a CDS encoding helicase C-terminal domain-containing protein, with product MELRRLGLVRQPWIVVPNHIIEQVGREAKQWYPAANVLLGSSATTAEGRRRFIAQSAASEWDMVIVPQSAFTAINVSNDVRTAYAEKQLDELRAQLQDSTVERSQKAIMRAIKAAQARLEKLMAAETKDIGLRFEESGCDYLMIDEAHMYKNKQRVCNIEELSCATAAQRAEDLSLKLDVLRERRRDEARARGVPEHAVVERVATFATGTPIANSLGELFVMQAYLRPDLLREAGVADLGDWGAAFTATHTSVEVNATGTKLRPVTRVAKFTNLPELLALTNAYTDVVTRDQVPVKLPELRTGARQIVSLKPDVEVVDFIGDLGWRAEHLDARKPQRDNILKISNDGRNASLDPRMAHLGAPEHSRAAEVAERATEVQRRLGDRQYRDRDTGELLPARGPLQLMFCDRGTPSKDPRQFTVYQAIKDELVARGMPPEAIRFVHEARNPAQLKALFAQCNRGEVSVLIGSTEKMGTGTNVQSRLAALHHVDVPWRPADLEQREGRIVRQGNQNDEIDMFLYVTESSYDTVMWQKVQAKDLFIQQMRRKEVLDSEIEDLGGGDIGAAAAEAKAIATGDPRYLRQVELDDTVRRLTALDRAHQQSVRSRDWQVTVLERAIPNKQTDIDALAPVAQAAAERGDAPHRVVVGGSTFAERTDAAAALTTACRRAYWPARTAAPRALNQSAPPSTGSRSWAPVTSPTTCCCCG